The Ziziphus jujuba cultivar Dongzao chromosome 5, ASM3175591v1 genome segment gGTGTTTTTTCtatattgaaatttattgatattatgatttgattttaaaggaaataattaaaaaaaaaaagaagcaaataaaGGACAAAATAAAATGGAAGGTCAAGATTAATTCTTACTCCATATTTCCTCCTTAGCAAAACTAATTTCCAATATCGTTCatgtccaaaaaacaaaaaatgctaACTATGTAATTTCATTATATCATTAAATGAGTGAAATTTTATCttgttttatgggtttgtaagATGGACATAATCTATGGTGGTGGAAGAGATATAGTTAATTAGAAAGAATAGCAAACATACATATGTTATTACGTGAAACTGATAATATGTAATATAtagaacaaattaaagaattttagttaattaataGGCAATTAATATTGCCACGTAAacgttaaaaaaagaaagaaagtatttTGCCAAATATCAAAAAGATCAATGGTGGTGCTTGGGACATTTCACTGTCTAAAAGACAAAAACATTTCTACACATACATGCACAGTGAAACACTCCTCTCAGTGAAATCCTGCAATTACCCCTTGATGTGTCTCATTTCCTCTCTCATTTCCCTTTTGATCCTTATTTCCTTCctacccctctctctctctctctctctctctctctctctctcactcgcTTTTAACCTAAAAAGAGCCACTCATTGCCTTCATAAGCCTTCTCAGCGGCAGTCTTTTCAACCCAACTTTGAGATTGAGAGAGGAAAGggaggagaaagagagaagcATAGAGGCTCCTCCACTCCTATTGCACTATTACACTGTTCCAACACTTATTATCAAATAGTGCTTATCAATTTATTTCTCTTgctcaaaaaaaagaaaaaaaaaatccaatctttTTCATTCTTCTATATGTATCTCACAATAGTCTTAATTTGCAAATATTAATCCCTGGTTTTCTCAACTCCTTGATGAGATTTTGTTTCTAAGAGTGGTAAAAACGAAGAAAAATTGTATCTTTTCTTTGCAGaagggtcttttttttttttttttttgtttttttggcaatGGCACCCAGTTTTGACTGTGCAGTTTCAAGCCTGCTTTGTGCAGAAGACAAAAGCATTTTTGATGATAGCGATTATGGAGGTTTGGTTGAGGAGTTTGAAGATACTACTACCTGGTATCATAGAAATCATCGAACCCATGTTCAGAACCGGAGCATTGGTAATGGGTTTGGGTTGCCATTGCAGAGTGATGAGTGTTTAGCTTCAATGGTTGAGAAAGAATGCCAACATTTACCCAATCCTGATTACTTGAAAAGGTTGCAAAGTGGGGATTTGGATAATGGGGCTAGAAAAGAGGCTGTTGATTGGATTTCTAAGGTGGGTTTCATTTGGAGTCTCTATTTTCATATACCAAGTTTTTGTCTTCTCCTTTGggcttactttttctttttgttctctctctctctctctctctctctctctctctctctctctctctctctctctctctccccttctaAGTATTTGGCATCTCCGATGAGACTGAGGTATAATCTGGAAATGGTTCTGAGGAATCTTTTCTGTTTATCTTTCGGGGCCAATGCTGATTTGgatattatgtgtttttttcttttcttcacttCCTCTTTTTTGTTTGAAACTGTATGTGCGCAGAACAGAACAGCAAAAGCTAATAAAGTTAaaagtactatatatatattttttattttaaccagCTCCAGTTTAATGATGGAATGGGCATTCTATTTCCATCTTCTGTTCATATTAGTTGTCATCTGATTTCCTTTATTTTGTCCTTAGTTGATGAAAATTCATTGATAAATGctgtttttcctttgtttcaaCAGGCCAATGCCCACCTCAGTTTTGGACCTCTCTGTGCTTATTTATCCATAAACTACTTAGATCGCTTCCTTTCTGCCTATGAATTACCTGTAAgtagaggggggaaaaaaagaaaaaaagaaaaagaaaataccaaACATGCCTCAATGCCAATCCTTTCCACATTATAATCTTCCATTGCATTGGAAAGCCCGATTGCTGAATTTCATCCTTTCCCTTTATATGCTTTTGTGCAGAAGGGCAAAGCTTGGACTATGCAATTGCTGGCTGTGGCATGTTTATCACTTGCAGCCAAAATGGAAGAGACTGAAGTTCCACTCTCCCTAGATTTACAGGTTAGGAAAAAGCTTCCAAAACCATGATATGCCCATTTGCATTCGGCAAATTGATTCTTATTGTTTGATCTTTTTGTCAATTTTGTTTGCTGATTTTCATGTGAttatggtgttttttttttttttccaaaacaggTTGGGGAATTAAAGTATGTGTTTGAAGCAAGGACCATAAGGAGGATGGAACTTCTTATATTGAGCACTTTGAGGTGGAGAATGCAAGCAGTTACCCCTTTCTCCTTCATTGATTATTTCCTTAGGAAGGTCAATGGTGATGATCAAATCCCAGTTAAAGCTTCAATTCTCAGAGCAATCCAAGTTATTTTGACCACAAATAAAGGTcaatctctttttctctctttctccccCTTGGAACACAGAGTTATgtgatatttgatatttaaattccataattaGTGATGAGCAATTATGATGTAAAAGTAAAATGGGTATGAGGGTTTTGATGGTTTTTGGTGGGTGGGAATTCAATGCAGGAATTGACTTCTTGGAATTCAGGCCTTCAGAGGTTGCAGCAGCAGTGGCAATATCTGTTACAGGAGAAGCAAAAACAGTGGACACCGAGAAGGCTGTATCTCTACTCGTTGAACATGTAGAAAAGGTACGTTGTTTGTGGTGGTccaaaaaacaacataaaaaaatggtacataaatgatgatttttgttttgttttgctttgcttgcttattattaatttcttgatggttttttttttttctttttccttcctttttttggcAGGAGAGGGTCCTAAAGTGCATTCAATTAATCCATGATTtgtcattaattaataatggttcAAGTGGGTCTATCCAATCTGTGCCCAAAAGTCCCATTGGGGTTTTAGATGCCGCATGCTTGAGCTATAAAAGCGATGACACAACAGTTGGGTCATGTGCAAATTCTTCTTCACATACAAGCACAGTTACCAAAAGAAGAAAGCTAAATAGACCCTGCGAAGTGGAGCTGTAAAAGTGACACAAGGAAGTGGGAATTTTATTCCACTTCTCACCCAAAAGAAAAGCTCCCAACGTGTTGTTTCTCACATGAGGGGAAGAAAAATacaggaaaagaaaagggagaaaaaaaaaaaaaaagggaaaggcaGAAAATATGATGTATGAGGAGGAAATTGAAATAAGTTGGGTCATGGATTTTGAAGGAGGATTGGGAATACATTTCATGCTTCTGGCATGAGAAGAAGAGTCACCAGCTGTTAAATATTAGACTTCTTAACAGCCTGCGACAAAGAATTTAGaccaaagaaaggaaaaaacaaaaaaagaccaaaaaaaaaaaaaaagggaaaaagaatttaaagagtttgtttt includes the following:
- the LOC107406252 gene encoding cyclin-D4-2, producing MAPSFDCAVSSLLCAEDKSIFDDSDYGGLVEEFEDTTTWYHRNHRTHVQNRSIGNGFGLPLQSDECLASMVEKECQHLPNPDYLKRLQSGDLDNGARKEAVDWISKANAHLSFGPLCAYLSINYLDRFLSAYELPKGKAWTMQLLAVACLSLAAKMEETEVPLSLDLQVGELKYVFEARTIRRMELLILSTLRWRMQAVTPFSFIDYFLRKVNGDDQIPVKASILRAIQVILTTNKGIDFLEFRPSEVAAAVAISVTGEAKTVDTEKAVSLLVEHVEKERVLKCIQLIHDLSLINNGSSGSIQSVPKSPIGVLDAACLSYKSDDTTVGSCANSSSHTSTVTKRRKLNRPCEVEL